A region from the Salidesulfovibrio onnuriiensis genome encodes:
- the dut gene encoding dUTP diphosphatase, whose product MEPTKIDVKVKFLHKVWDENELAYGTPHSVGLDLRACFDEEYIEIEPGGRAAIPSGIAIEVREPGVAGFVYSRSGLGTKEGLTVSQGVGVIDPDYRGEIKVSLLNTSGEKRRIRRGQRIAQLVFKTCYQANIIPSEELSETQRGAGGFGHTGKH is encoded by the coding sequence ATGGAACCGACGAAAATCGATGTGAAAGTGAAATTCCTGCACAAGGTATGGGACGAAAACGAACTTGCATACGGCACCCCCCACTCCGTGGGCCTGGACCTGCGCGCCTGCTTTGACGAGGAATACATTGAGATCGAACCGGGCGGCCGTGCCGCCATCCCTTCCGGGATCGCCATTGAAGTGCGCGAACCGGGCGTGGCCGGGTTCGTTTATTCCCGAAGCGGGTTGGGCACCAAGGAAGGCCTGACCGTGAGCCAGGGCGTGGGCGTCATCGATCCCGATTATCGCGGTGAAATCAAGGTCTCCCTGCTCAATACCTCCGGAGAAAAGCGACGAATTCGCCGGGGCCAGCGCATTGCACAGCTGGTCTTCAAGACGTGCTATCAGGCGAACATCATTCCCTCCGAAGAGCTTTCCGAAACGCAACGCGGGGCTGGAGGATTCGGACATACCGGAAAACATTGA
- a CDS encoding aspartate aminotransferase family protein has translation MSTHFENIVQREKKLLCSTYGRYPLAVSRAKGCRLYDLDGDEYVDLLSGIAVCSLGHSREDLAEVMAGQARKLVHVSNLFYQNEQLDLAERLLSTCEADRVFFCNSGAEANEGAIKLARRYTKRIKQKDAVEIITLERSFHGRTLCTLTATGQAGLIKDGFDPLPPGFTTVPFDDADALRNAVSEKTCAIMIEVVQGEGGVRPLSMEYVDAVMELRREYGLLVIVDEIQTGLCRTGKFWAHQHYGIKPDIFTSAKALANGLPMGAVLVTEDVAQGFEPGSHATTFGGGAVVSAVASKVVDIMKEEHIAERAEQMGMFVKTEAARLIRKHPEKVAGVRGLGLLLGIELTFDGKEVWKKLLEKRFVCNLTQGRILRLVPPLVIEKQDIVDFLECLDGILEETEV, from the coding sequence ATGAGCACCCATTTCGAGAACATTGTTCAGCGGGAAAAGAAACTTCTGTGCAGCACCTATGGCCGGTACCCCCTGGCCGTTTCCCGCGCCAAGGGCTGTCGTCTCTACGATCTGGACGGCGATGAATACGTGGATCTGCTTTCCGGCATTGCCGTGTGCAGCCTGGGCCATAGCCGGGAGGACCTGGCCGAGGTCATGGCCGGGCAGGCGCGCAAGCTGGTTCACGTGAGCAACCTGTTCTATCAGAACGAGCAGCTCGATCTGGCGGAAAGGCTGCTTTCCACCTGCGAGGCGGACCGCGTCTTTTTCTGCAACTCCGGGGCCGAGGCCAACGAGGGGGCCATCAAGCTGGCCCGCCGCTACACCAAGCGCATCAAGCAGAAGGATGCCGTCGAGATAATCACCCTGGAGCGCTCCTTTCACGGCAGGACGCTGTGCACCCTGACCGCCACGGGCCAGGCCGGGCTCATCAAGGACGGATTCGATCCCCTGCCCCCCGGGTTCACCACGGTTCCCTTCGACGATGCGGACGCCCTGCGCAACGCCGTGAGCGAAAAAACCTGCGCCATCATGATCGAGGTGGTCCAGGGCGAAGGCGGCGTGCGTCCCCTGTCCATGGAATATGTGGACGCGGTCATGGAGTTGCGTCGCGAATACGGCCTGCTGGTCATTGTGGATGAAATCCAGACCGGCCTGTGCCGCACCGGAAAGTTCTGGGCGCACCAGCATTACGGCATCAAGCCGGACATCTTCACCTCGGCCAAGGCCCTGGCCAACGGCCTGCCCATGGGCGCGGTGCTCGTGACCGAAGACGTCGCCCAGGGGTTCGAGCCCGGCTCCCACGCCACCACCTTCGGGGGCGGCGCCGTGGTTTCCGCCGTGGCCTCCAAGGTCGTGGACATCATGAAGGAAGAGCATATTGCCGAGCGCGCCGAGCAAATGGGCATGTTCGTCAAGACCGAGGCCGCCCGGCTCATCCGGAAACATCCGGAAAAAGTAGCCGGAGTGCGCGGGTTGGGGCTGCTGCTTGGCATTGAGCTGACCTTTGACGGCAAGGAAGTCTGGAAAAAGCTTCTGGAAAAGCGGTTCGTCTGCAACCTGACCCAGGGGCGCATTCTGCGGCTCGTGCCGCCTCTGGTCATCGAAAAGCAGGATATTGTTGATTTTCTGGAATGCCTGGACGGCATTCTGGAAGAAACCGAAGTGTGA
- a CDS encoding NAD(P)/FAD-dependent oxidoreductase — MKYVIIGNGIASIGAIEGIRQVDKENPILVIGAENAPAYGRPLISYLLAGKIKADRMALRPAKFYELNKVELKLGTTVTSLDTKKKVITTEGGETIKYENLLLATGGTPFTPPIPGSEGTGVYNFTNLEHAQELIGMARDIKRAVVIGGGLIGLKAAEALFDRGVDVTIVELSDRVLSLAFDENAAGLAAGRLDEVGLKVRTGVSVKEIQRDAEGGVVGCHLTDGGFLQTEIVVIAIGVVPNYNLAKDAGVKVDRGIMVDDHMSTDAKGVYAAGDVAQALDMLAGENRVVPIWPNAYNQGFCAGKNMAGKETGYSGGLAMNSISFYGLPTISVGTVNPPEGDTSFEAAMKLDDKKKSYRKLVFQNDVLVGYVLVGDIDQAGMFTSFVKFKLPIEGETRAKLMAGEPDALLWPDEFFNETWNPEAV, encoded by the coding sequence ATGAAATACGTCATCATCGGAAACGGCATTGCATCCATCGGGGCCATTGAAGGCATCCGCCAGGTGGACAAGGAAAATCCCATCCTGGTCATCGGCGCTGAAAACGCCCCCGCATACGGCCGTCCGCTCATTTCCTATCTGCTGGCAGGCAAGATCAAGGCCGACCGCATGGCCCTGCGTCCCGCCAAGTTCTACGAGCTGAACAAGGTGGAGCTCAAGCTGGGCACCACCGTAACCAGCCTGGACACCAAAAAGAAGGTCATCACCACGGAAGGCGGCGAGACCATCAAGTACGAGAACCTGCTGCTGGCCACCGGCGGCACGCCGTTCACCCCGCCCATCCCGGGTTCCGAGGGCACCGGCGTCTATAACTTCACCAATCTGGAGCACGCCCAGGAGCTCATCGGCATGGCCCGGGACATCAAGCGGGCCGTGGTCATCGGCGGCGGTCTCATCGGCCTCAAGGCCGCCGAGGCGCTCTTTGACCGGGGCGTGGACGTGACTATTGTGGAGCTTTCCGACCGGGTGCTCAGCCTGGCCTTTGACGAAAACGCCGCAGGCCTGGCCGCGGGCCGCCTGGACGAAGTGGGCCTCAAGGTCCGCACCGGCGTTTCGGTCAAGGAAATCCAGCGCGACGCCGAGGGCGGCGTGGTGGGCTGCCACCTCACGGACGGTGGCTTCCTCCAGACCGAAATCGTTGTCATCGCCATCGGCGTGGTGCCCAACTACAACCTGGCCAAGGACGCAGGCGTCAAGGTGGACCGGGGCATCATGGTGGACGACCACATGTCCACGGATGCCAAGGGCGTCTACGCCGCAGGCGACGTGGCCCAGGCTCTGGACATGCTGGCGGGCGAAAACCGCGTGGTGCCCATCTGGCCCAACGCCTACAACCAGGGATTCTGCGCGGGCAAGAACATGGCCGGCAAGGAAACCGGATATTCCGGCGGCCTGGCCATGAACTCCATCAGCTTCTACGGCCTGCCCACCATTTCCGTTGGCACAGTCAACCCGCCCGAAGGCGACACAAGCTTCGAGGCGGCCATGAAGCTGGACGACAAGAAAAAAAGCTACCGCAAGCTGGTGTTCCAGAACGACGTCCTCGTGGGATACGTGCTGGTCGGCGATATCGACCAGGCGGGCATGTTCACTTCCTTCGTGAAGTTCAAGCTGCCCATCGAAGGGGAAACCAGGGCCAAGCTCATGGCCGGCGAACCCGACGCACTGCTCTGGCCCGACGAGTTCTTCAACGAGACCTGGAACCCCGAGGCCGTCTAG
- a CDS encoding symporter small accessory protein: MLGLGSIEIALVFWLCLAAALGCVVYGIVNWNNRGNEAVPSCAEDVLDNKGAGK, translated from the coding sequence ATGCTGGGTTTGGGGAGCATCGAGATTGCGTTGGTATTCTGGCTGTGTCTGGCCGCCGCGCTGGGGTGTGTTGTTTACGGTATTGTGAATTGGAACAACAGGGGCAATGAAGCCGTTCCCTCCTGCGCGGAAGACGTGCTGGACAACAAGGGGGCAGGCAAATGA
- a CDS encoding glutamate synthase-related protein, protein MLFQPINKNYHEFHIDRDKDLCINCEVCVRQCSYGAHYWDKVRGKVMHDNSKCVGCHRCEALCPTAALHIRKKPSEYRGGASWRPVFMENIYKQADSGGVLLAGMGSPVDIPVYWDRMLLDASQVTNPSIDPLREPMELKTFLGSKPSKLDIQTGKDGKPKLKTRLTPQLELNYPIMFSAMSFGSINFNLHRAMARAASELGIYYNTGEGGLHKSLYKYGKNTIVQVASGRFGVHKDYLQTGAGIEIKVGQGAKPGIGGHLPGEKINDMVSETRMVPIGSDAISPAPHHDIYSIEDLLQLIYALKEASEYKAPVSVKIAAVHNVAAIASGIVRAGADIVTIDGMRGGTGAAPAMTRDNVGIPLELALAAVDQRLRDEGIRNQASIVAAGGIRCSADAIKAIALGADAVYIATGALIAVGCTLCGRCYTGKCPWGIATNDAKLAKRQNPDIAAKKMANLVRAWGHEIEEMLGGMGLNSIESLRGNRDKLRAVGLSDTEMDILGIKHAGR, encoded by the coding sequence TTGCTGTTTCAACCCATCAACAAGAATTACCACGAGTTTCACATCGATCGTGACAAGGACTTGTGCATCAACTGCGAAGTCTGCGTTCGCCAGTGTTCCTACGGCGCCCATTACTGGGACAAGGTGCGCGGCAAGGTCATGCACGACAACTCGAAATGTGTAGGCTGCCACCGTTGCGAGGCATTGTGTCCCACGGCGGCCCTGCACATCCGGAAAAAACCCTCCGAATACCGCGGCGGCGCAAGCTGGCGTCCGGTGTTCATGGAGAACATCTACAAGCAGGCCGATTCCGGCGGCGTGCTGCTGGCGGGCATGGGCTCCCCCGTGGACATTCCCGTCTACTGGGACCGCATGCTCCTGGATGCCAGCCAGGTGACCAACCCGTCCATCGACCCGCTGCGCGAACCCATGGAACTCAAGACCTTCCTTGGTTCCAAGCCCAGCAAGCTGGACATCCAGACCGGCAAGGACGGCAAGCCCAAGCTCAAGACCAGGCTCACGCCGCAGCTTGAGCTGAACTATCCGATCATGTTCTCGGCCATGTCCTTCGGGTCCATCAACTTCAACCTGCACCGCGCCATGGCCCGTGCAGCCTCCGAACTGGGCATCTACTACAACACCGGTGAGGGCGGCCTGCACAAATCCTTATATAAGTATGGGAAGAACACCATCGTCCAGGTGGCCTCGGGACGCTTCGGCGTGCACAAGGACTACCTCCAGACGGGTGCGGGCATCGAGATCAAGGTCGGGCAGGGCGCCAAGCCGGGCATCGGCGGCCACCTGCCGGGCGAAAAGATCAACGACATGGTTTCCGAAACCCGCATGGTTCCCATCGGATCGGACGCCATTTCCCCGGCGCCGCACCACGACATCTATTCCATCGAAGACCTGCTGCAGCTCATCTACGCCCTCAAGGAAGCCTCGGAATACAAGGCTCCGGTCTCGGTGAAGATCGCCGCGGTGCACAACGTTGCCGCCATCGCCTCGGGCATTGTCCGGGCGGGCGCGGACATAGTGACCATCGACGGCATGCGCGGCGGCACGGGTGCTGCTCCGGCCATGACCCGCGACAACGTGGGCATTCCCCTCGAGCTGGCCCTGGCCGCAGTGGACCAGCGCCTGCGCGACGAGGGCATCCGCAACCAGGCCTCCATCGTGGCCGCGGGCGGCATCCGCTGTTCCGCCGACGCCATCAAGGCCATCGCGCTGGGCGCGGACGCCGTCTACATCGCCACCGGCGCTCTCATCGCCGTAGGCTGCACCCTGTGCGGCCGCTGCTACACCGGCAAATGCCCGTGGGGCATCGCCACCAACGATGCCAAGCTGGCCAAGCGCCAGAACCCGGACATCGCGGCCAAGAAGATGGCCAACCTGGTACGTGCATGGGGCCACGAGATCGAGGAAATGCTCGGCGGTATGGGCCTCAACTCCATCGAAAGCCTGCGCGGCAACCGCGACAAGCTCCGCGCCGTGGGCCTTTCGGACACTGAAATGGACATTCTCGGCATCAAGCATGCCGGTCGATAG
- a CDS encoding class II glutamine amidotransferase: MKAPERYYDFEKDISGCGVFGVISRKGNLIKGDMPINAMACMHDRGNGLGGGFAAYGIYPEMADKYAFHIMCDDRSGVDASEEVLKRYCTVHEYEPIPTRKTLAVTNPPLVNRYFVSPNFDPAHEMSELPEEDYMVSVIMKINSSVPGAYVFSSGKNMGAFKGVGYPEDIADFFRLDEYSAHIWTGHNRFPTNTPGWWAGAHPFTLLNWSIVHNGEISSYGINRRYLCEHDYLCSLMTDTEVVAYELDLLIRKHGLSWEMAAKVFAPPFWDEIERMDKDDKELYTALRATYGAGMLNGPFAILVADNNRLMGLNDRIKLRPLLVAEKDDMVFMSSEESSIREVCPELDHVWMPKAGEPVIVDMEA; the protein is encoded by the coding sequence ATGAAAGCTCCAGAAAGATACTACGATTTTGAAAAGGATATATCCGGCTGCGGCGTCTTCGGCGTCATCAGCAGGAAGGGCAACCTGATCAAGGGGGACATGCCCATCAACGCCATGGCCTGCATGCATGATCGCGGCAACGGCTTGGGCGGCGGTTTCGCGGCCTACGGCATCTACCCGGAAATGGCCGACAAGTACGCCTTCCACATCATGTGCGACGACCGCAGCGGGGTGGACGCTTCCGAGGAAGTGCTCAAGCGCTACTGCACGGTTCACGAATACGAACCCATTCCCACGCGCAAGACCCTGGCCGTAACCAATCCGCCGCTGGTCAACCGCTACTTCGTGTCCCCCAACTTCGACCCGGCCCACGAAATGTCCGAACTGCCCGAAGAGGACTACATGGTCTCCGTGATCATGAAGATCAACTCGTCGGTTCCCGGCGCCTACGTCTTCTCCAGCGGCAAGAACATGGGCGCGTTCAAGGGCGTGGGATACCCCGAGGACATCGCCGACTTCTTCCGGCTGGACGAATACAGCGCGCACATCTGGACCGGCCACAACCGGTTCCCCACCAACACCCCGGGCTGGTGGGCGGGGGCGCACCCGTTCACGCTCCTGAACTGGTCCATCGTGCACAATGGCGAAATCTCGTCCTACGGCATCAACCGCCGCTACCTGTGCGAACACGACTACCTGTGCTCGCTCATGACCGACACCGAGGTGGTGGCCTACGAACTGGACCTGCTCATCCGCAAGCACGGCCTCTCCTGGGAAATGGCGGCCAAGGTCTTCGCCCCTCCGTTCTGGGACGAGATCGAGCGCATGGACAAGGACGACAAGGAACTTTACACAGCGCTGCGCGCCACCTACGGCGCGGGCATGCTCAACGGCCCGTTCGCCATCCTGGTGGCCGACAACAACCGGCTCATGGGGCTCAACGACCGCATCAAGCTGCGGCCCCTGCTGGTGGCGGAAAAGGACGACATGGTGTTCATGTCCAGTGAGGAATCCTCCATCCGCGAAGTGTGTCCCGAACTGGATCATGTCTGGATGCCCAAGGCGGGCGAACCCGTCATCGTGGATATGGAGGCGTAA
- a CDS encoding sodium:solute symporter family protein, translated as MILKALSILAYLGIVFYLGYKGYKQTRQSTDYMLAGRQMNPFIMAMSYGATFISTSAIIGFGGAAGLFGFSLLWLTFLNIFVGIFIAMVFFGKRTRRMGLALDSHTFPELLGRRYHSRFIQQFAGIIIFLFIPVYAAAVLIGICRMLEVSFAGTVIGLPYEAWLIVVTGLIALYVITGGLKAVMYTDAFQGSIMAVMMFILVFTTYKLLGGFTSAHQALTDMAALMPAKLQQGGMIGWTQGAHFASPLGLTIYTTIVYGVGIGVLAQPQLAVRFMTVPSDRELNRAVLMGGVFILLMTGVAFTVGALSNAVFMQQFGKISIAMAQGNFDKIIPLYIEKIMPPWFAGLFLVAMFAAAMSTMSSQYHAGGTSLGRDFFEQLVKTGNGESSLKLNQVGVTVTVVMTLVWAWVLPGSIIARATAFFFGLCAASFLPIYLLGLYWKGMTKTAAKISMVGGFCASMFWLLFVHLKESASIGLCKALTGMDSLAAAAAKGSWLWLMQWVDPNVVALPVSFGLAVAVSLVTRRMESAHLELCWENLK; from the coding sequence ATGATTCTCAAGGCCCTTTCCATTCTCGCCTATCTCGGGATCGTCTTCTATCTCGGTTACAAGGGGTACAAGCAGACCCGGCAGTCCACGGACTACATGCTGGCGGGCCGGCAGATGAATCCCTTCATTATGGCCATGTCCTACGGAGCCACCTTCATTTCAACCTCGGCCATCATCGGATTCGGCGGCGCGGCCGGGCTGTTCGGGTTTTCCCTGCTTTGGCTGACATTCCTGAACATTTTTGTGGGAATCTTCATCGCCATGGTCTTTTTCGGCAAGCGCACCCGGCGCATGGGCCTGGCCCTGGACAGCCACACCTTCCCCGAACTGCTGGGCAGACGTTATCATTCCCGTTTCATCCAGCAGTTCGCGGGCATCATCATCTTCCTGTTCATTCCGGTGTATGCCGCCGCCGTGCTCATCGGCATCTGCCGCATGCTCGAAGTCTCCTTTGCCGGGACCGTCATCGGCCTGCCCTACGAGGCCTGGCTCATCGTGGTTACCGGGCTCATCGCCCTGTACGTCATCACCGGCGGACTCAAGGCGGTCATGTATACCGATGCCTTCCAGGGCTCCATCATGGCGGTGATGATGTTCATCCTTGTTTTCACCACCTACAAGCTGCTGGGCGGCTTCACCTCGGCCCACCAGGCCCTCACGGACATGGCCGCTCTCATGCCCGCCAAGCTTCAGCAGGGCGGCATGATCGGCTGGACCCAGGGGGCGCACTTCGCCTCTCCCCTCGGGCTGACCATCTATACCACTATAGTATATGGCGTGGGCATCGGGGTGCTGGCCCAGCCGCAGCTTGCCGTGCGCTTCATGACCGTGCCCTCCGACCGCGAGCTCAACCGAGCCGTGCTCATGGGTGGCGTGTTCATCCTGCTCATGACCGGGGTGGCCTTTACCGTGGGTGCCCTGTCCAACGCCGTGTTCATGCAGCAGTTCGGCAAGATTTCCATTGCCATGGCTCAGGGAAACTTTGACAAGATCATTCCCCTGTACATTGAAAAGATCATGCCTCCGTGGTTTGCCGGTCTTTTCCTGGTGGCCATGTTCGCCGCGGCCATGTCCACCATGTCCTCCCAGTATCATGCCGGCGGAACCTCCCTGGGACGCGACTTCTTCGAGCAGCTCGTCAAGACCGGGAATGGCGAAAGCTCTCTCAAGCTCAACCAGGTGGGCGTCACGGTCACGGTGGTCATGACCCTGGTCTGGGCCTGGGTGCTGCCCGGCTCCATCATTGCCCGGGCCACGGCCTTTTTCTTCGGCCTGTGCGCGGCCTCCTTCCTGCCCATCTACCTGCTGGGGCTCTACTGGAAAGGCATGACCAAGACGGCAGCCAAGATCTCCATGGTGGGCGGCTTCTGCGCCTCCATGTTCTGGCTGCTGTTCGTGCATCTCAAGGAATCCGCCTCCATCGGCCTGTGCAAGGCGCTGACCGGCATGGATTCCCTGGCCGCCGCGGCCGCCAAGGGCTCCTGGCTCTGGCTCATGCAATGGGTCGATCCCAATGTGGTGGCCCTGCCCGTGTCCTTCGGGCTGGCCGTTGCCGTCAGCCTGGTGACCCGACGCATGGAGTCCGCGCATCTCGAGCTCTGTTGGGAGAATCTCAAGTAA
- the prmA gene encoding 50S ribosomal protein L11 methyltransferase, translating into MSTLLKIEFQVNAEQADICSTFLSPKVPHGWEETPLGQDAMLFRIFLEDHPLGMELMREIEARFPECGIRYAEQEAEQWAMAWKDFFNPIACGERFEILPPWMSGEGHDGMTHIVIEPKMAFGTGHHPTTSLCLETIGDVAKRGIIKKGMEFLDLGTGSGILGIGLCKLGLNGIGLDIDPQAIPCAQENLEINHVDDSMKLAVGTIDSLRPDHVFDLVVANILSGPLIEMAGDILAHVKPGGVLVLSGILNEQAKAVAAAYDRRGIGMPEITAQGEWVVLVWDKVEK; encoded by the coding sequence ATGTCGACCCTGTTGAAAATCGAATTTCAGGTCAACGCGGAACAGGCTGACATCTGCAGCACGTTCCTCTCCCCCAAGGTTCCCCACGGCTGGGAGGAAACTCCCCTGGGCCAGGACGCCATGCTCTTTCGGATTTTTCTGGAGGACCATCCCCTGGGAATGGAGCTCATGCGGGAAATCGAAGCGCGTTTCCCGGAGTGCGGCATCCGTTATGCCGAGCAGGAGGCCGAGCAATGGGCCATGGCCTGGAAGGATTTCTTCAATCCCATTGCCTGTGGCGAACGTTTCGAAATATTGCCGCCGTGGATGTCCGGGGAAGGACATGACGGCATGACCCACATAGTCATCGAACCCAAAATGGCCTTTGGTACGGGGCATCACCCCACCACCTCCCTGTGCCTGGAAACCATCGGCGATGTCGCCAAACGCGGCATCATCAAGAAAGGCATGGAATTCCTGGATCTCGGCACCGGATCGGGCATCCTGGGCATCGGTCTGTGCAAGCTCGGTCTGAACGGAATTGGCTTGGACATTGATCCGCAGGCCATCCCCTGCGCCCAGGAAAACCTGGAAATCAACCATGTGGACGATTCCATGAAGCTGGCCGTGGGCACCATCGACAGCCTCAGGCCGGACCATGTGTTCGACCTGGTGGTGGCCAATATCCTTTCCGGGCCGCTCATCGAGATGGCCGGCGATATCCTGGCCCACGTCAAGCCGGGCGGCGTGCTCGTTCTTTCCGGCATCCTCAACGAGCAGGCCAAGGCCGTGGCCGCCGCCTATGACAGGCGCGGTATCGGCATGCCCGAGATTACCGCTCAGGGCGAATGGGTCGTTCTTGTCTGGGACAAGGTGGAGAAATAG
- a CDS encoding 4Fe-4S dicluster domain-containing protein has translation MKRVYPDKDFCIGCHLCEVACITAHSESKDVIIAYTRERQEKGLQSCKKVFEKGHTCVAVSCRHCDEPACVAACISGGLHKDPETGRTVYDREKCVGCWSCLMACPYGAIKRHPLESKIVKCDLCQDREEGPACVAACPNQALKFEER, from the coding sequence ATGAAAAGAGTCTACCCCGATAAGGATTTCTGTATTGGTTGCCATCTCTGCGAGGTGGCCTGCATCACCGCCCACTCCGAGAGCAAGGACGTGATCATCGCCTACACCCGGGAACGCCAGGAAAAAGGCCTGCAGTCCTGCAAGAAGGTCTTTGAAAAAGGCCACACCTGCGTGGCGGTCAGCTGCCGCCATTGCGACGAGCCCGCCTGCGTGGCCGCCTGCATCTCCGGCGGCCTGCACAAGGATCCCGAAACCGGGCGCACCGTGTACGACCGCGAAAAATGCGTCGGCTGCTGGTCCTGCCTCATGGCCTGTCCCTACGGCGCCATCAAGCGTCACCCCCTGGAAAGCAAGATCGTCAAGTGCGACCTGTGCCAGGACAGGGAGGAAGGCCCGGCCTGCGTGGCTGCATGCCCCAACCAGGCCCTCAAGTTCGAGGAACGCTAA
- a CDS encoding endonuclease III domain-containing protein — MGRAETLMDMYDAMLGALGPSHWWPGETPLEIAVGAVLTQNTNWKNVSQAIDNLKRAGLLDVKGLLALPVPELEEFIRPAGYFRLKAGRLRNLLAFIDREVDGDIGLLGDRDFSGLREALLGVKGIGPETADAILCYALDYPVFVVDAYTARMFQRHGLVPNEADYHELQAFVMDVLPRDVALFNEYHALIVRVGKDWCKKQKGLCETCPLQPFLS; from the coding sequence ATGGGCCGCGCCGAAACGCTCATGGACATGTACGATGCCATGCTCGGTGCCCTGGGGCCCAGTCATTGGTGGCCGGGCGAGACTCCCCTGGAAATCGCCGTGGGGGCCGTGCTGACCCAGAACACCAACTGGAAGAACGTTTCCCAGGCCATCGACAATCTCAAGCGGGCCGGTCTTCTTGATGTGAAGGGTCTGCTGGCCCTGCCGGTTCCCGAACTGGAGGAGTTCATCCGTCCTGCCGGGTATTTTCGTCTGAAGGCCGGGAGGCTGCGCAATCTGCTGGCCTTCATCGACCGGGAAGTGGACGGGGATATCGGCTTGCTCGGGGATCGGGACTTTTCCGGCCTCAGGGAAGCCCTGCTCGGCGTCAAGGGCATAGGGCCCGAGACGGCGGACGCCATTCTTTGCTATGCCCTTGATTATCCTGTATTCGTTGTCGATGCCTATACGGCGCGGATGTTTCAGCGGCACGGCCTGGTTCCCAACGAGGCCGACTACCATGAGCTACAGGCCTTTGTCATGGACGTGCTTCCCCGGGATGTGGCATTGTTCAACGAATACCACGCCCTTATCGTTCGGGTTGGCAAGGACTGGTGCAAAAAGCAAAAGGGGTTGTGCGAAACATGCCCCCTGCAACCGTTTCTTTCCTGA
- the yajC gene encoding preprotein translocase subunit YajC, whose protein sequence is MLLDTVAFAMGAAPGGAEGAGGPAGLLAGPLPMLVLMFAIFYFLLIRPQQKKAKTHKNMLDNLKNGDKVWTNGGIRGSIVEIKDDVVTLEIAKDVKIDVRKGFITDLDGPVAAPEKKK, encoded by the coding sequence ATGCTGCTAGACACAGTTGCTTTTGCTATGGGAGCCGCCCCGGGCGGAGCCGAAGGCGCGGGAGGCCCCGCAGGGCTTCTGGCCGGACCGCTGCCCATGCTCGTTCTCATGTTCGCCATCTTCTACTTCCTGCTCATCAGGCCGCAGCAGAAGAAGGCAAAAACTCACAAGAACATGCTGGACAACCTGAAAAATGGCGACAAGGTCTGGACCAACGGCGGCATCAGGGGCTCCATCGTCGAGATCAAGGACGACGTGGTCACCCTGGAAATCGCCAAGGACGTCAAGATCGACGTGCGAAAGGGTTTCATCACCGATCTGGATGGCCCCGTAGCCGCACCTGAAAAGAAGAAGTAA